A genomic stretch from Dissulfurispira thermophila includes:
- a CDS encoding cytochrome b N-terminal domain-containing protein, whose product MGKIFDWIDSHFGVKEPHKRFLQRTIPPNVNYSYCLGGIAFTYFLMLAFTGLLLSIYYVPSEKEAFKSIIAITNEVTLGWFIRSLHKWSANLFIVFIIFHAIRVFIHKAYKPPRELNWMAGVLGFVVAMASGFTGYLLPWDQKAYWATEVGTSMFGTVPLIGDYLIYAVRGGLDINGTTLIRFYSLHVLYLPISMVIILWAHFHMVKRQGIAKRL is encoded by the coding sequence ATGGGTAAAATCTTTGATTGGATAGACAGCCATTTTGGAGTAAAGGAGCCTCACAAGAGATTTTTGCAGAGGACCATACCTCCAAATGTAAATTACTCATACTGCCTCGGAGGCATAGCATTCACATATTTTCTGATGCTTGCATTCACAGGTCTGCTATTATCTATATATTATGTGCCTTCTGAAAAAGAGGCATTCAAGAGTATAATAGCCATTACAAATGAAGTAACACTTGGATGGTTTATAAGAAGTCTGCATAAGTGGTCTGCAAACCTTTTTATTGTCTTTATAATTTTCCATGCAATAAGGGTTTTTATTCATAAGGCATATAAACCTCCGAGGGAATTGAACTGGATGGCGGGTGTGCTTGGTTTTGTGGTAGCAATGGCATCAGGTTTTACAGGCTATCTATTACCATGGGACCAAAAGGCATACTGGGCAACAGAAGTTGGAACATCTATGTTCGGGACAGTCCCTTTGATAGGCGATTATCTTATATATGCAGTGAGGGGGGGATTAGATATTAATGGCACAACGCTTATAAGGTTTTACAGTCTTCATGTGCTTTATCTGCCTATCTCTATGGTGATAATTCTGTGGGCACACTTTCATATGGTAAAAAGACAAGGGATAGCAAAGAGGCTTTAA
- a CDS encoding ABC transporter ATP-binding protein: MSISLLNINNLSVSFKADKGKINVVSNLSFDIKKAEVFGIVGESGCGKSLTALSILRILPDNAFADGEIIFGDKNLLTLNEDEMRQIRGKDISMIFQEPMTSLNPVLTVGYQIAESLITHFNLSRKEAIDKAIELLRAVKIPTPELRIKDYPHQMSGGMRQRVMIAMAIACNPSLLIADEPTTALDVTIQAQILELLQGLRRQRGMAILLITHDMGIISEQADRVAIMYAGRIVELADVDELFRSPLHPYTHGLLQSMPTAKGIALKPIAGFVPNPDKLPLGCKFSDRCYLSSDECRGFEPELVEVFEDHFVRCIKVRQ, translated from the coding sequence ATGTCTATTTCACTTCTTAATATAAACAATCTCTCTGTATCATTTAAGGCAGACAAAGGCAAAATCAATGTTGTGTCTAACCTCTCTTTTGATATTAAAAAGGCAGAGGTCTTTGGCATTGTTGGAGAGAGTGGATGTGGTAAGAGTCTTACTGCCCTTTCGATTTTACGCATTCTTCCAGACAATGCATTTGCAGATGGCGAGATTATCTTTGGAGATAAAAATCTCTTAACCCTCAATGAAGATGAAATGCGTCAGATAAGGGGTAAGGACATATCCATGATATTTCAAGAGCCAATGACATCTCTTAACCCAGTTTTAACTGTTGGTTATCAGATAGCAGAGTCATTGATTACGCACTTTAATTTATCCCGAAAAGAAGCTATAGACAAGGCTATTGAATTGCTAAGGGCAGTAAAGATACCGACCCCTGAATTAAGAATAAAGGACTATCCGCATCAGATGTCAGGTGGAATGAGGCAAAGAGTGATGATAGCAATGGCAATTGCTTGCAACCCCTCCCTTTTAATTGCAGATGAACCAACAACTGCACTGGATGTAACAATACAAGCTCAGATACTTGAGCTCCTTCAGGGATTGAGAAGGCAAAGGGGTATGGCTATCCTTCTTATAACTCATGATATGGGCATTATTTCAGAACAAGCAGACAGGGTTGCTATAATGTACGCTGGAAGGATTGTAGAACTTGCAGATGTGGATGAACTTTTTAGAAGTCCATTACATCCATATACGCATGGACTTCTTCAATCAATGCCTACAGCAAAAGGGATTGCATTGAAGCCGATAGCAGGTTTTGTCCCTAATCCTGATAAACTGCCTTTAGGATGTAAGTTTTCTGATAGATGCTATTTATCATCTGATGAATGCAGAGGGTTTGAGCCGGAATTAGTGGAAGTCTTTGAAGATCATTTTGTCAGGTGCATAAAGGTAAGGCAATAG
- a CDS encoding ABC transporter ATP-binding protein, translated as MHKGKAIDIMENNIILKVDSIKKYFPVKTGGFGRPHKWLKAVDGVSFEVSKDRVFAIVGESGCGKSTIARLVLRLLPLTDGRIYFKGEDVSHLSGDSLKKFRRSVQIVFQDPFASLNPRMRIIDTLSEPFKIHKIVPKQDIKDRVVSLLEKVGLNSDALNRYPHEFSGGQRQRICIARALTVSPELIVADEPLSALDVSIQAQILNLLQNIKRESAISLVFISHDLKVVHYLSDEVAVMYLGKIVEKAKTEDLFESPRHPYTELLLSSAPTIGVRHKAPSNMHRATDFRVSPHMDFVDIPSPIDIPSGCPFHPRCAKRFDVCDKVIPELKDIDSRLVACHLY; from the coding sequence GTGCATAAAGGTAAGGCAATAGATATTATGGAGAACAATATTATTTTGAAGGTTGATTCCATTAAGAAATATTTTCCAGTAAAAACTGGGGGCTTTGGCAGACCGCATAAATGGCTCAAGGCAGTTGATGGTGTCAGCTTTGAAGTAAGCAAAGACAGGGTCTTTGCCATAGTTGGCGAGAGCGGATGCGGCAAGTCAACAATTGCACGACTTGTGCTGAGACTGCTTCCACTTACAGATGGAAGGATATATTTTAAGGGAGAAGATGTTTCTCATCTCTCTGGTGATTCCCTTAAGAAATTCAGGCGCTCTGTGCAGATAGTATTTCAAGACCCATTTGCATCGCTGAATCCGAGGATGAGGATCATTGATACACTATCAGAACCATTTAAGATACACAAGATAGTGCCTAAACAAGATATAAAAGACAGGGTTGTGAGTCTTCTTGAAAAAGTTGGCTTGAACTCAGATGCATTGAATAGGTATCCCCATGAATTCAGTGGTGGACAGAGACAAAGGATATGCATAGCAAGGGCATTGACAGTCTCACCCGAACTTATTGTTGCTGATGAGCCGTTATCTGCACTTGATGTATCGATTCAGGCACAGATACTTAACCTTTTGCAGAATATTAAGAGGGAATCTGCTATATCCTTGGTTTTTATAAGCCATGATTTAAAAGTTGTTCACTATCTGAGTGATGAGGTTGCAGTGATGTATCTGGGCAAAATTGTAGAGAAGGCTAAAACAGAGGATTTGTTTGAATCACCAAGACATCCTTATACAGAGTTGTTGCTGTCATCTGCACCTACAATAGGCGTAAGGCATAAGGCGCCAAGCAATATGCATCGAGCGACTGATTTTAGAGTCTCGCCACATATGGATTTTGTTGATATTCCCAGTCCTATTGATATTCCATCAGGCTGTCCATTTCATCCAAGATGTGCAAAGAGGTTTGATGTCTGTGATAAAGTCATTCCAGAGTTGAAAGATATAGACAGCAGACTCGTAGCATGCCATTTATATTGA
- a CDS encoding peroxiredoxin family protein — protein sequence MLKSSKDNFLNKLIRLYLLLSLLLVTSVSAQPPSPYAVEKLSGQKAPDFTLKDLNGNDVSLSLFKGKVVLLNFWATWCPPCKAEIPSMNKLQQMFENKGLIILAVSTDKAVVDVKDFIKNNPVNFKVVVDYNLKVSRLLYKVFMIPTTFLIDKKGVIVKKYFGEQDWTEPDIIKDIETLL from the coding sequence ATGCTAAAATCATCTAAAGACAATTTCTTAAACAAACTCATTAGGCTTTACTTGTTACTGTCTTTATTACTTGTTACATCTGTTTCTGCCCAGCCACCTTCACCATATGCTGTTGAGAAACTATCAGGACAAAAGGCACCTGACTTTACACTAAAAGACCTTAATGGCAACGATGTATCACTATCTTTGTTTAAAGGCAAGGTGGTGCTCTTGAATTTCTGGGCAACATGGTGTCCGCCATGCAAGGCAGAAATCCCATCAATGAACAAACTCCAGCAGATGTTTGAAAATAAAGGACTAATAATACTCGCTGTATCAACAGACAAGGCAGTAGTGGATGTAAAAGATTTTATCAAGAATAATCCTGTCAATTTTAAGGTAGTTGTAGATTATAACCTTAAAGTTTCTCGTTTATTATACAAAGTGTTTATGATACCAACAACCTTTCTCATAGATAAAAAGGGAGTCATTGTAAAAAAATACTTTGGAGAACAAGACTGGACAGAGCCTGATATAATAAAAGACATTGAGACACTTTTATAG
- the dapA gene encoding 4-hydroxy-tetrahydrodipicolinate synthase, translating into MFKGSIVAIVTPFKKGKFDEKAYGDLIEWHIKQGTHGIVPCGTTGEASTLGFEEHYRVIEVAVKAANKKIPVIAGTGANSTDEAIEITKKAKKLGADGALLVTPYYNKPTQEGIYRHYKAVADAVKIPIILYNVPGRTAVNMLPSTVARLTECKNIVGIKEATGDMKQASELIRLCGDRLTVLSGDDFTTLPLLALGGHGAISVTANIAPKDSADMYNAWVNGDIAKARELHYKLEPLNSAMFIETNPIPVKTALAMMGKIREEFRLPLCEMSKANKEKLKEVLKNAKII; encoded by the coding sequence ATGTTTAAAGGTTCAATAGTCGCAATTGTAACACCATTTAAAAAGGGGAAATTTGATGAAAAGGCATATGGTGACCTCATTGAATGGCACATAAAACAAGGCACTCATGGTATTGTGCCGTGCGGGACCACAGGCGAGGCATCAACACTCGGATTTGAAGAGCATTACAGAGTAATAGAGGTTGCTGTCAAGGCTGCAAATAAAAAAATACCTGTCATAGCGGGTACAGGCGCTAATTCTACAGATGAGGCAATAGAGATAACAAAAAAGGCAAAGAAATTGGGTGCTGATGGAGCACTGCTCGTCACTCCATATTACAACAAGCCAACACAAGAAGGCATTTATAGACATTATAAGGCAGTTGCTGATGCAGTGAAGATACCAATTATTCTTTATAATGTCCCGGGAAGGACTGCTGTAAATATGCTGCCATCAACAGTAGCACGCCTAACAGAATGCAAAAATATCGTTGGTATAAAAGAAGCCACAGGTGATATGAAACAGGCAAGTGAACTCATAAGGCTCTGCGGAGATAGACTTACAGTGCTTTCAGGAGATGATTTCACCACTTTGCCGCTGCTTGCACTTGGTGGACATGGTGCAATATCAGTTACAGCAAATATTGCTCCAAAAGATTCTGCTGATATGTATAATGCATGGGTAAATGGTGACATAGCAAAGGCAAGAGAACTTCATTATAAACTTGAACCACTTAATTCAGCCATGTTCATAGAAACAAACCCAATCCCCGTAAAAACAGCCCTTGCAATGATGGGTAAAATCAGGGAGGAATTTAGACTGCCACTTTGTGAAATGTCAAAAGCAAATAAAGAAAAACTAAAGGAAGTATTGAAAAATGCTAAAATCATCTAA
- a CDS encoding PilZ domain-containing protein translates to MPLTREGKKERRRYKRKPYNAPLEYFRTGRSENILSAASIDISEGGIGISSDCPLEPGQVIIFKNKENPSVLKIAIVQWSMRIGEKYRAGLMFI, encoded by the coding sequence ATGCCCTTGACAAGAGAAGGGAAAAAAGAACGAAGAAGGTATAAAAGGAAACCATATAATGCTCCTCTTGAATACTTCAGGACAGGGAGGTCAGAAAATATCCTTTCTGCTGCATCCATTGATATAAGCGAGGGAGGCATTGGTATTTCATCTGACTGCCCTTTAGAGCCCGGACAAGTTATTATATTTAAAAACAAAGAAAATCCATCTGTGCTTAAAATAGCAATTGTTCAATGGAGCATGAGGATTGGTGAAAAATACAGGGCAGGTCTCATGTTTATTTAA
- a CDS encoding PilZ domain-containing protein: protein MVHYSAAYRKDRRRHPRRSCSIAIEFSEKGKSRSIPCTCIDISESGMGITSDYELEIGQIISFKIKDVQHPKSAVVIWSKKDQCQYRAGLMFI, encoded by the coding sequence ATAGTTCACTATTCAGCAGCATATAGAAAAGACAGAAGGAGACATCCTCGCCGCTCATGCTCTATTGCAATAGAATTTTCTGAAAAAGGAAAATCAAGAAGTATTCCTTGCACCTGTATTGATATAAGCGAATCAGGCATGGGCATTACTTCAGATTATGAATTAGAAATAGGTCAGATCATCTCTTTTAAGATTAAAGATGTACAGCATCCCAAAAGTGCTGTTGTAATATGGAGCAAAAAAGACCAATGTCAGTATAGAGCTGGATTAATGTTTATTTAA